A genome region from Maylandia zebra isolate NMK-2024a linkage group LG6, Mzebra_GT3a, whole genome shotgun sequence includes the following:
- the cacng3a gene encoding voltage-dependent calcium channel gamma-3 subunit produces MRVFNRGVLMLLTTAGAFCAFSLMTIAVGTDYWLYSRGVCRSKTLSDNETVRKNEEVLTHSGLWRTCCTEGTFQGVCKDIDHFPDDADYEQDAAEYLLRAVRASSLFPILSVGLLFLGGVCVAASEFYKSRYNVILTAGILFVSAGLSNIIGIIVYISANSGDPSQSDNKKSYSYGWSFYFGALSFVLAEMVGVLAVHVFIEKHRQLRTKGRPSLMKPPISRSSSYYRNRYYQNRSRRYSYRSNHSAGDPHSFRASLSRDREPSISAESKVTTMAGLPKPVSVGSEFMLYALTSPLKNSKIDMAVDHLTAAAAHNNTEMLPGNCASNRRTTPV; encoded by the exons aTGAGGGTGTTTAACCGGGGTGTGCTGATGCTTCTGACCACAGCAGGGGCTTTCTGTGCCTTCAGCCTCATGACCATCGCCGTGGGAACGGACTATTGGCTGTACTCCCGAGGGGTGTGCCGCTCTAAGACCCTGAGCGACAACGAGACGGTCCGCAAGAACGAAGAGGTCCTGACCCACTCCGGTCTGTGGAGGACCTGCTGCACAGAGG ggACATTTCAGGGTGTTTGCAAGGACATCGATCACTTTCCTGACGATGCAGACTACGAGCAGGACGCTGCTGAATACTTACTGC GAGCGGTACGAGCCTCCAGCCTCTTCCCCATCCTCAGTGTGGGGTTATTATTTCTTGGGGGTGTCTGCGTAGCTGCCAGCGAGTTCTACAAGTCACGCTATAATGTCATTCTCACTGCGGGTATACTCTTTGTCTCTGCAG GTCTCAGTAACATCATTGGCATCATTGTGTACATATCAGCCAACTCAGGTGACCCCAGCCAGAGCGACAACAAGAAGAGCTACTCCTACGGCTGGTCCTTTTATTTCGGAGCTCTGTCCTTTGTGCTGGCTGAGATGGTGGGCGTCCTGGCAGTGCATGTGTTCatagaaaaacacagacagttgCGCACTAAGGGCCGGCCTTCGCTCATGAAGCCGCCCATCTCTCGAAGCTCATCGTATTACCGCAACCGTTACTATCAGAACCGCAGCCGCCGGTACAGTTACAGGAGCAACCACAGCGCAGGGGACCCGCACTCCTTCCGAGCATCACTCAGCCGTGACCGGGAGCCGTCCATCTCCGCTGAATCTAAAGTCACCACCATGGCAGGTTTGCCGAAACCAGTGTCAGTGGGCTCAGAGTTCATGCTCTACGCTTTAACCTCGCCTCTCAAAAACAGTAAGATAGACATGGCTGTGGATCATTTAACAGCTGCAGCTGCTCACAACAACACAGAGATGCTGCCTGGAAACTGCGCTTCCAACAGGAGGACCACACCTGTCTAA